A window of uncultured Gellertiella sp. genomic DNA:
GGGCCTTGGGAAGCGTCGAGAGATCGCGATAGGTATTCATCATCAGCCGGGGATGCCGCTGCCGCCAGCTCTCGCCGACCTGGCTGGCGCGGTCGATGATCGCAAACCCCAGTCCGGCCTCCCGCAGGCCATACGCAGCGCAAAGCCCTGCGGTACCGGCACCAATGATAATGGCCGGTTGAATGTCACCCGTCGCGTCCATGCCTGTTTCCAATTTTCTTTATGGTTATTCTATTTTGTATCAAAATAAACCCCTGATTATCCGGGTCTTTTTGTCTGGAACTTTTCCTGTAGCAATGTGTTTACCATCACATCTTCGTCTTAAAACTATTATGTTTTTTAAAATGACGTTTGGGGGATTTGCATGGGGGGAGTTCGCCGGTTTTTCGACACCTGCATGGAAAGTCGCAAACCAAAAGCCAGCAGTCCTATTTTTGCGGAGCAGCAGAGGCTTGAGCTTTGTCGTCAGCATGGGCAATTCTCGTTGGCCTATTCCACCGCAGTGCAGCCGGATCTTCTCTATCATGGCGATGCGCATGGCTATCTGGCCTTTGCCGAGAAGATGGGCTACGTCTTCGTGCTCGGTGATCCCGTTGCCGCTGCGGGCGAGGGACCAGCCTATCTCCGACGTTTCCTGACGGACATCGCCGAGCCCTGCTTTGTCCAGATCGGCGCGGAAACCGCCTTCGAACTCAGCAAGCTGGGCTTCCGCATCAACCGGCTCGGTGTCGAAACCCATTTGACACTTGCCGACAGCATGTTCGCCGGGACGCGCAACCAGTCGATCCGCTATTCCGAACGCTGGCTGACGCAGCGCGGCTATCAACTGCTGGAATGTACCGAACCGGCGGCAACGGGCGGGATCGCCGAAGCGATCTCCGAGGAATGGCGACGGCAGCGGATTGTCAGCCGCCGCGAAATGCGTTTCCTGAACAGGCCCTTTCAGCCCGTACCCGGCCCCGACATGCGCCGCTTCATCCTGCGCGATCCCGATGGAGGTGTGGTGGCCCTGCTGGATTTTGATCCGATCTATGGGCAGGGCGAGGTGGTGGGTTACACGACGGCCTTCAAGCGCAAGCGCAGCGGCACGACGCCGCATGCCGAAATCGCGCTGACAAAATTTGCCGCCGACCGGTTTCTGGAAGAGGGCAAGGCGCGGGTGTCCCTTGGCCTTTCCCCGCTCGCCGGGATCTGCGCCAGTGGATTTGCCGAGAGTGCGGGCTGGCGTTTCCTGTTTCGCCGTGCCTTCCAGTCGAAACGGGTCAATGAAGGCATCTTCAACCTCCAGGGCCAGGCCGCTTTCAAGCGGCGGTTCCACGGCCAGGAAACGCCGAGCTATATCGCCTTTCGCAGCGCCTCGCCGCTGCGCATGCTGGCCTTGCTGCGGCTCCTCAAAACCCTGCCATCCAGTGGGTTCCTGTCAATGATCTTTGGTATGAGACGATGATTTCGCTTCATCATCCCCTGATGTCGTCGCATTCTCGACTTTCCCGGCCCGGCTTTCCTGTGCCATAAACCCGGCGATGCATTGGAACGGGGTTTGAAACGTCAGATGAAACAGGATGTAGAGCGGGCGGCCGAGGCGCTGCGAGAGCTTTTTCCCGAAACGCCGCTGCAATATAACGATCATCTGAGTGCGCATTATGGTGCCGATATCTGGTTGAAGCGCGAGGATCTGTCACCGGTCCGCTCCTACAAGATCCGGGGAGCCTTCAACTTCTTTCGCAAGGTGATTGCCGCAGGCGGAGAAAGACGGACCTTCGTCTGCGCTTCGGCGGGCAACCATGCCCAGGGCTTTGCCTATGTCTGCCGCCACTTCGACGTCGAGGGCGTGGTTTTCATGCCGGTGACAACACCGCAGCAGAAGATCGACAAGACCCGCATGTTCGGCGGTGCCTCTATTTCGATCCGGCTCCACGGCGATTTCTTCGACCAGTGCTATCGCGCCGCGCAGGAATTTGCCGCCGAGACCGGCGCAATGATGGTGCCGCCCTTTGACCATGCCGACATCATCGAGGGGCAGGCCACGGTTGCTGCCGAATTCATGGCGCAGCTGGAAGGGCAGAAGCCGGATCTGGTCATCCTGCCGGTCGGCGGCGGCGGGCTTTCGGCGGGCATCAGCCGCTACCTCGAAAAGGACCTGCCACCGGACAATTTCGCCTTTGTCGAACCGGCGGGCGCGCCGAGCCTGAAGCGCAGCCTCGAAGCCGGGAAACCGGTCACCTTGCAAAAGGTCGACAATTTTGTCGATGGTGCAGCCGTTGCCCGCATCGGCACGCTGAATTTCGAGGCGCTGAAGGAATTCGAGCCGGATCAGGTGGTGTTGATCAAGGAAAATGCCATCTGCGTGACGATGATCGAGATGCTGAATGTCGAAGGCGTGGTGCTGGAACCCGCAGGTGCCCTGTCGATTGCAGCCCTTGAGGCGCTCGGCAAGGCGCGGCTGAAGGGCAAGACCGTGGTGGCCGTCGTCTCCGGTGGCAATTTCGATTTCGAGCGCCTGCCCGATGTCAAGGAACGGGCGATGCGCCATGCGGGCCTGAAGAAATACTTCATCCTCAGGCTCGCCCAGCGACCGGGGGCGCTCAAGGATTTTCTGGGCATGCTCGGGCCGAATGACGATATCGCCCGGTTCGAATATCTGAAGAAATCCGCCCGCAATTTCGGCTCGATCCTGATCGGTATCGAAACAAGGGCACGCGGCAATTTCGATGCGCTGACGGCCCGGTTCGAGGATGCCGGGATCGGCTATGAGGATATTACCGACAACGAGATCATAGCCAACCTGATCATCTGACGGGATGATCCAAATTCTTAAGTGTCGCTGAATCCCGAGCTTAATCAAAGTCGTGAGGCGGTTTCCGGATTCAATGTTGCAAAGTCCTGGCCAGCCAGCCGGTGATTGCGGCAACGGCCGGTCCGGTGCCCGAGGGCGACAGGGCGTCACCGGCAATCACGTGGCGGCCCGGATCCTCGACCGGGCCCGGTTCGATACGGGTTTTCGGCCCGCCCCAGGCAGCAAGAACCCTGTCCGTGATCACCGCATCGACCACCTGATCATCGCTCGCATAGTAGAACAGCGCTGGCGTCCGGATCGACGGGAACGGCAGGGCCCGCACCGATTTCACGAGAGATGCCATCGGCAACAGCGCCTCGACAGGATAGCGATTGGTCCAGTACCGGGCGACAGCAGCGTTTGCCGGGATGTTTTCGCGGTTTGCGCCCAGCACGAGATGG
This region includes:
- the ilvA gene encoding threonine ammonia-lyase, producing the protein MKQDVERAAEALRELFPETPLQYNDHLSAHYGADIWLKREDLSPVRSYKIRGAFNFFRKVIAAGGERRTFVCASAGNHAQGFAYVCRHFDVEGVVFMPVTTPQQKIDKTRMFGGASISIRLHGDFFDQCYRAAQEFAAETGAMMVPPFDHADIIEGQATVAAEFMAQLEGQKPDLVILPVGGGGLSAGISRYLEKDLPPDNFAFVEPAGAPSLKRSLEAGKPVTLQKVDNFVDGAAVARIGTLNFEALKEFEPDQVVLIKENAICVTMIEMLNVEGVVLEPAGALSIAALEALGKARLKGKTVVAVVSGGNFDFERLPDVKERAMRHAGLKKYFILRLAQRPGALKDFLGMLGPNDDIARFEYLKKSARNFGSILIGIETRARGNFDALTARFEDAGIGYEDITDNEIIANLII
- a CDS encoding phosphatidylglycerol lysyltransferase domain-containing protein; protein product: MAYSTAVQPDLLYHGDAHGYLAFAEKMGYVFVLGDPVAAAGEGPAYLRRFLTDIAEPCFVQIGAETAFELSKLGFRINRLGVETHLTLADSMFAGTRNQSIRYSERWLTQRGYQLLECTEPAATGGIAEAISEEWRRQRIVSRREMRFLNRPFQPVPGPDMRRFILRDPDGGVVALLDFDPIYGQGEVVGYTTAFKRKRSGTTPHAEIALTKFAADRFLEEGKARVSLGLSPLAGICASGFAESAGWRFLFRRAFQSKRVNEGIFNLQGQAAFKRRFHGQETPSYIAFRSASPLRMLALLRLLKTLPSSGFLSMIFGMRR